The following proteins come from a genomic window of Trichocoleus desertorum ATA4-8-CV12:
- a CDS encoding helix-turn-helix transcriptional regulator, translating to MKLTIPISIWDDLNDRQQSYLEVIYQLDQETEREEKQRAFAGQRSPAAEWRWLLYGEVARNKSSRLKELLKKAGLVDPGTGSTFQALERRKLVECDGEVPELEIKLTPLGRKAVRAGLGEILPKRTPKGMLSELAWEALVLAYCAGHEGLKQEWGFRYAGIHFNAWDRLQDYREGALVKEVSHPEDFNLPSPGANRMHITSLGTEFYRSHWERYWSLYPDIEAPKPSQNEPDLIHSLPVDIATLVRAKRGERGLRETADEIGGGVSPSRLSRIEHGKKTDPSTLELVCNWLGVPMPENMLILKQS from the coding sequence ATGAAGCTCACAATCCCAATCTCCATCTGGGATGACTTGAACGATCGCCAACAGTCCTATCTAGAAGTGATTTATCAGCTAGACCAAGAGACTGAGCGCGAGGAAAAGCAACGAGCATTTGCAGGGCAGCGAAGTCCTGCTGCGGAGTGGCGATGGCTATTGTATGGGGAAGTTGCACGCAATAAATCTAGCCGCTTGAAAGAACTGCTTAAAAAAGCTGGACTTGTTGACCCAGGCACAGGCAGCACATTCCAAGCTTTAGAGCGTCGTAAGCTGGTCGAGTGTGATGGTGAAGTGCCTGAGCTAGAAATTAAGCTAACGCCGCTGGGCCGCAAGGCGGTGCGGGCAGGGCTGGGAGAGATACTTCCTAAGCGCACACCGAAGGGTATGTTAAGTGAATTGGCCTGGGAAGCTTTGGTGCTGGCCTATTGTGCTGGACATGAGGGACTGAAGCAGGAGTGGGGGTTCAGGTATGCAGGAATCCACTTCAACGCGTGGGATAGGTTACAGGACTACCGGGAAGGTGCTTTGGTGAAAGAGGTTTCTCATCCAGAGGACTTTAACCTCCCCAGTCCAGGTGCAAATCGAATGCACATCACCTCGTTGGGAACTGAGTTTTACCGTTCCCACTGGGAGAGATATTGGTCTCTCTATCCGGATATCGAAGCTCCTAAGCCTAGTCAGAATGAGCCTGACTTAATTCATTCTCTTCCTGTCGATATTGCCACTCTTGTTCGAGCTAAACGCGGGGAGCGAGGGCTTAGAGAAACAGCTGATGAAATTGGAGGCGGTGTCAGCCCTTCTAGGCTCAGTCGCATTGAGCATGGTAAAAAAACTGACCCATCAACATTGGAACTGGTTTGCAATTGGCTGGGTGTGCCTATGCCTGAAAACATGCTGATACTCAAACAATCGTAA
- a CDS encoding DEAD/DEAH box helicase — MIALAPQKAIATLPALAESMTLRPYQARVKEKVYQTNDSLINRILVVAPTGSGKTIIFCSLIADALTKGQRVLVVVHRDVLIKQTFEKLRRFGIDCGFIKAGWEENRDALVQIASVQTLPRRHWWKEFKADIIILDEAHVTAWAAVVERMMDRIYPNSTYLGFTATPWRLSKKEGMGDRFNALVAAPMPHQLMDSGYLVKPSYYALPQADLKGVRTLAGEFAESDLAVACDCPELVRRAVEEWLRLAEGRQTLAFTVNISHSLHLCEAFQIAGIPAAHIDGTTPVTVRNRIYEMLAAGEILVLTSCAALQEGFDVPSVSAVLLCRPTKSKALYFQQIGRGLRISPETGKTDCIVLDQAGNVRQFGFVEDLKQVSLEEGRDVSGVAPTKVCPKDEHDHLGHEGCGAILSTFEMKCRHCGYQFPIKEKLTPIQALERRLSTEDKERFSVYRALAKEAYERKISPGYAAKKFKDQFGHWAPDDWGLGAVFGDGPTADNIRSYLRFVQGVAQRKGKDVGWVNLWMRREFGKGWQQAIATVGGAA, encoded by the coding sequence ATGATAGCTCTAGCACCTCAGAAGGCGATCGCCACACTTCCAGCACTAGCCGAGTCAATGACGCTTCGTCCTTACCAAGCACGGGTTAAGGAAAAGGTTTACCAAACCAACGACAGCTTGATCAACCGAATTCTAGTAGTTGCCCCTACTGGCTCTGGCAAAACCATAATTTTTTGTTCATTGATTGCTGATGCCCTTACTAAAGGGCAACGAGTCCTAGTCGTTGTCCACCGCGACGTTCTCATCAAGCAAACCTTTGAGAAGTTACGGCGCTTTGGTATCGATTGCGGTTTTATTAAAGCTGGGTGGGAAGAGAACCGAGACGCACTAGTCCAAATCGCTAGCGTTCAGACGCTACCTCGTCGGCATTGGTGGAAAGAATTTAAGGCAGACATTATCATCCTTGACGAAGCGCATGTTACCGCTTGGGCTGCTGTCGTCGAGCGGATGATGGACCGCATCTACCCAAATTCAACTTACTTGGGCTTCACTGCCACCCCCTGGCGGCTGAGCAAAAAAGAGGGCATGGGCGATCGCTTTAATGCATTGGTAGCAGCACCAATGCCCCATCAGCTGATGGATAGCGGCTATCTAGTCAAACCGTCTTATTATGCTTTGCCCCAAGCTGACCTGAAGGGAGTCAGAACGCTAGCAGGTGAGTTTGCTGAGAGCGATTTAGCAGTAGCTTGCGATTGCCCTGAGCTAGTTAGACGAGCTGTTGAAGAGTGGCTCCGTCTAGCAGAGGGACGACAAACTCTTGCTTTTACGGTTAATATCTCCCATTCTCTGCACCTTTGTGAGGCATTCCAAATCGCTGGTATTCCAGCCGCTCACATTGATGGGACAACCCCTGTCACAGTTCGTAATCGTATTTACGAGATGCTGGCAGCTGGTGAAATTTTAGTCTTGACAAGCTGCGCTGCCCTTCAGGAGGGATTCGACGTTCCGTCCGTATCAGCAGTTTTACTTTGCCGTCCCACTAAGAGCAAGGCGCTCTACTTTCAGCAGATTGGGCGAGGACTAAGGATTAGTCCAGAAACCGGAAAAACTGACTGTATCGTTCTGGATCAAGCAGGTAACGTTCGGCAGTTTGGCTTTGTCGAGGATCTAAAGCAGGTCAGCCTTGAAGAAGGCCGAGACGTTAGTGGGGTTGCTCCTACAAAGGTTTGTCCCAAAGATGAACACGACCACCTAGGCCATGAAGGGTGTGGAGCCATCCTTTCTACCTTTGAAATGAAGTGCAGGCACTGTGGTTACCAATTCCCTATTAAAGAGAAACTAACTCCTATACAGGCCTTGGAGCGGCGGCTGAGCACTGAAGATAAGGAGCGCTTCAGTGTCTATCGGGCCCTGGCTAAAGAGGCTTACGAACGCAAAATTTCACCGGGCTATGCTGCCAAAAAGTTTAAAGACCAGTTTGGGCACTGGGCACCTGATGACTGGGGGCTAGGTGCAGTATTCGGAGATGGTCCAACCGCTGATAATATTCGTTCCTATTTACGCTTTGTACAAGGAGTAGCCCAGCGCAAAGGCAAGGATGTGGGATGGGTTAACCTCTGGATGAGGCGGGAGTTTGGTAAGGGCTGGCAGCAAGCGATCGCTACGGTTGGGGGTGCAGCATGA
- a CDS encoding site-specific integrase, producing the protein MKVDRHGQSKVLTPSEIAKLFEAFESDRDRALFGICLYTGCRISEACSMLTTDAYDAVGVRAKMTLRKANTKGKQETRQIPVNAVLRGYLETYRAGAGKQYLFPGRHGRGHINPKSADEILREKCDRLGLVGVSTHSFRRTALTQMSSAGIPLRVIQEISGHRSLQALQRYLEVTEIQMEGAIAALHF; encoded by the coding sequence ATGAAGGTAGATCGTCACGGGCAATCCAAGGTTTTAACGCCCTCTGAGATTGCAAAACTGTTTGAGGCGTTTGAAAGCGATCGCGATCGTGCCCTCTTTGGCATCTGCCTCTACACAGGTTGCCGCATCAGCGAGGCTTGCTCCATGCTCACTACAGATGCTTATGACGCGGTGGGAGTCAGGGCTAAGATGACGCTTCGCAAGGCCAACACGAAGGGGAAGCAGGAGACGCGGCAAATTCCGGTTAACGCAGTTCTGAGGGGCTACTTGGAAACGTACCGAGCCGGGGCGGGTAAGCAGTATCTCTTCCCCGGACGGCACGGGCGCGGGCACATCAACCCAAAGTCAGCCGATGAGATTCTGCGGGAGAAGTGCGATCGCCTGGGGCTGGTGGGGGTGAGCACTCACAGTTTCAGACGAACTGCTTTAACCCAGATGAGCAGCGCGGGGATACCACTGCGAGTCATTCAGGAGATATCAGGGCACCGCAGCTTGCAAGCCCTACAGCGGTATTTGGAGGTTACAGAGATACAGATGGAGGGGGCGATCGCGGCTCTTCACTTTTGA
- a CDS encoding ribbon-helix-helix domain-containing protein, with the protein MPKQMVGARVPELWVSKLKALSETTGLSQTELIYQAIGQYLSEDVSTVGDRLSTIEGEVSSIKQRLGKLTASLMS; encoded by the coding sequence ATGCCAAAGCAGATGGTAGGGGCCAGAGTGCCTGAGTTATGGGTGAGCAAACTCAAGGCTTTGTCTGAGACGACAGGTTTGAGTCAGACGGAATTGATTTACCAGGCGATTGGGCAGTACTTGAGTGAGGATGTGTCCACTGTTGGCGATCGCCTCTCAACCATTGAAGGTGAGGTGAGCAGTATTAAGCAGAGGCTAGGAAAGCTGACAGCATCGTTGATGAGCTAG
- a CDS encoding ParA family protein — MIITIVAYKGGVGKTTTAIHLACYLQKKAPTLLIDGDANRSAIGWAQRGSLPFKVVDERQGPKFARQFDHIVIDTAARPGADDLKAIAEGCDLMIIPSSPDALAMEALAQTVEAMKELGADQYKILITLTPPKPNKDAELARATLTEAGLPVFESEIRRLLAFQRAALVGVPVYEVKDSMAKIAWRCYEAIGREVLA; from the coding sequence ATGATAATCACAATCGTTGCCTACAAAGGTGGGGTTGGCAAAACGACTACAGCCATCCACCTTGCTTGCTACCTACAGAAAAAAGCTCCTACCTTACTAATTGACGGAGATGCCAACCGTTCTGCTATCGGGTGGGCACAGCGGGGAAGTTTACCTTTCAAAGTGGTAGATGAGCGGCAAGGACCAAAGTTTGCACGGCAGTTTGACCATATCGTTATCGATACCGCCGCGAGACCTGGGGCAGATGACTTAAAAGCGATCGCCGAAGGCTGCGACCTAATGATCATCCCCTCCTCCCCAGATGCCTTGGCAATGGAGGCGTTAGCGCAAACCGTGGAGGCAATGAAAGAGTTAGGGGCGGATCAGTACAAAATTCTAATTACCCTGACTCCCCCAAAGCCAAACAAAGATGCAGAACTGGCACGAGCCACTCTAACTGAAGCTGGCCTCCCAGTCTTCGAGTCAGAAATTAGACGACTGCTGGCATTCCAGCGGGCTGCCTTAGTCGGGGTGCCTGTTTATGAGGTCAAGGACTCAATGGCAAAAATTGCTTGGCGCTGCTACGAAGCCATCGGACGTGAGGTGCTGGCATGA
- a CDS encoding MerR family transcriptional regulator encodes MISGFTRQEALSITGITSGRLSYLDETGLVKPQRIGASKRPRVVYSVGQIIELKVISRLREKLSLQEIRTVIAFLKSRNYEQSLFNCNLIFVDAELYLIEDWESFGTMVLKASGKNKGQIVIHEIGKIGEVISDLRREAEKHQVLDFEKRIQGTPLALAN; translated from the coding sequence ATGATTAGCGGATTTACCAGGCAGGAGGCTCTTTCAATAACTGGCATAACTTCAGGACGATTGAGCTACCTAGACGAAACAGGACTAGTTAAGCCACAAAGAATTGGCGCTTCAAAGCGGCCTCGGGTGGTTTACTCAGTAGGCCAAATTATTGAGCTGAAGGTCATCAGCAGATTAAGGGAAAAGCTTTCCCTTCAAGAAATTCGGACAGTGATTGCTTTTCTTAAGTCTCGCAACTACGAGCAATCGCTCTTCAACTGCAATCTGATATTTGTTGATGCCGAGCTATATCTGATTGAGGATTGGGAAAGCTTTGGAACGATGGTTCTAAAAGCGTCAGGCAAGAACAAAGGGCAAATTGTCATTCATGAAATTGGAAAAATCGGGGAAGTTATTTCAGACCTGAGAAGAGAGGCTGAAAAGCATCAAGTCCTAGATTTTGAGAAGCGAATTCAAGGAACGCCTCTAGCACTGGCTAATTAA